AtcaatattatcttattattaattaattctcCTAAATTGTATGGTCTTATTCTAAAAGTTTCAttctaattaaaatttacttatttatcaTATACGTAATTTAACTAataatttcttctctttttttttttgggacttATTTAGCCGGACGTCACAAATAGAAATTTTCTATTAGGACACGGGGATAATGAAATGGTTTTAATTGGTcacaaattcataatatttGATACTCTATAtgatagaaaaaatatatttttttttatctatatcGATTTGATATTAGTTTATACCATCAAAACATATTGTGATTGAGTTTCACAATTTTAGATTTTCTTTTAGTTGGGCAGATGTATATCTTATTGtcctttaaaattcaaaacattGCATTTTCCCATATTATAATGAGTTAATATCATAACAAAAAATGCAataagtataaaataataaattatcattttctaTTAATACCTTAATTAAGAAAGataaaaattctaattttataactgttaattaaattttggtcAATTTTATGAGTATTTGTAGTGTTTCAATAAGAATATATGAATAGCTTTGGCTCAATTATGATTAAGGAAGTTATTCCGGCAACAAAATTAtttctctttcaactcaacttttatatttaatttctaatattaAGATGACTAATTCttataaatgaaatatttactaATAAGAAGCATAAAACAAAATGATGTTTCTATTCGTAATTTTCTACCAATGGCTCAAGGcctgataaaaaaaatcatgtgaaTTCATATTTCTTccttagaaaaaatattaatgaacaATACTAATTCtctctaaaaaatataatatgaaaattgataatttataagCTATATCTGCAACCAACATGATCAATGATAATAGTAAAATCATGCTTTCGTCGAACACATAATATATTTAGCAAATTTTGATTTAGGCCTTGTTGTATccttatagttattttttttttttttacttttttatttaatatgaaaatgCAGGTGAAgtttttgttcaattttgaaattacaatttttttttatgtttcagataatcttttagaagaaaaataaaaggtgACTTTAGTTTGTGGAAGCAATAatcttgactaatttttttttaatatattcaaaatagaTTAAAGTGTATATTAATAACGTATTTTATGACCGCGCAAAGCGTTATGAAGTTTACTAGTATATAGATTTAGCTTGAATCAATCATAATTAGTTTAGTTagtgttgttttctttttgaaatcGCATGACAATTTACAATCGTTACAACCTTTGTCTTTCAGATGAACACTTTATGCGCATTGGATAAACCTTTACTAATTGCCTGCAAACCACATAGGAAATGTAAATCACACTAGATATATCCTATACGATAAACTTGATTCAGAAGACATTGAAGAAAAATCGATCCCAAATCATTTATGTGACTAACCACCCTCCAAACTAATTGATACATCTCATATGACTAATTAGAGTTGTTTCATAAGATTAATCTTTTagataatttatcaaaataagcAAGTGTAAAAGAAAATGGGGGCATATTAGGTAAGNTATGTTTCAGATAAtcttttagaagaaaaataaaaggtgACTTTAGTTTGTGGAAGCAATAatcttgactaatttttttttaatatattcaaaatagaTTAAAGTGTATATTAATAACGTATTTTATGACCACGCGAAACGCGGTGAAATTTACTAATAAATAGATTTAGCTTGAATCAATCATAATTAGTTTAGTTagtgttgttttctttttggaaCCGCATGACAATTTACAATCGTTACAATCTTTGTCTTTTAAATGAACACTTTATGCGCATTGGATAAACCTTCACTAATTGTCTGCAAACCACATAGGAAATGTAAATCACACTTGATATACCCTATACGATAGACTTGACTCAGAAGACATTCAATCCCGAATCATTTATGTGACTAACCACCCTCCAAACTAATTGATACATGACTAATTAGTGTTGTTTCATAAGATTAATCTTTTagataatttatcaaaataagtAAGTGTAAAAGAAAATGGGGGCATATTAGGTAAGTACAAGAAAAATGACCCGGATCACAAAACTATTACTCACCACCGTTGATTTAATAGTAAGATCAACGGCAGCCTCCTTCACGATCCGCGTCACTCCGTATCAACCAATCACAATTCCCATCTAAACCACTATATAAACCAAACCCCCATCGTATTCTGTTCTCACAAATTCCCAAATTCCTTTCAAAGCATCTGTCAATTTCCCCTTTCTCTTCCTACGATGGCACCAAAAGCTGAGAAAAAGCCCGCCGAGAAGAAACCAGCAGCTGAAAAAACTCCAGTCGCCGAGAAATCTCCGGCAGAGAAAAAGCCAAAGGCCGGAAAGAAGCTACCAAAGGACAGCAGTGCAGCTGCCggagacaaaaagaagaagagaacgAAGAAGTCAGTTGAAACCTACAAGATCTACATCTTCAAGGTGCTGAAGCAGGTACATCCAGATATCGGTATTTCTAGCAAAGCTATGGGTATAATGAACAGTTTCATCAACGATATCTTCGAGAAACTTGCACAGGAATCATCTCGTCTTGCTCGTTACAACAAAAAACCTACCATCACTTCTCGTGAAATTCAAACTGCTGTTCGTCTTGTTCTTCCTGGTGAATTAGCTAAACATGCTGTATCTGAAGGAACTAAGGCTGTTACCAAATTCACTAGCTCTTAATTTTTAGGTTTTGTGTACTACTGTTAAGGTTTGAATTAGTGTTTTGTGGATGTAAAATTAGTTCAATTAGCTTGCTCTTAGCTTATCCTTTTGTAATGAACCGCTAATCATGAATGAAAATTTCCAGTTTTCTACATCAATTTTGCCTGATTTTCCAGTTTTCTTCATTGATTTAGagtttttttgttgataaagaTGAAATTGGCGGTGTAATTTTGCGTGTTTGAAGAAATTTTGCGCCGGGTTAGGTGGTGGGTGAAGTTTAACGGCGTCATGCTGCTAAAGTCCAAAATCAGTACACAGGTTTTTCGTGCCTAAAGTTGTGTAGATATTTCCTGTTGGCAGGGTGCTTACGATGCTAAAATGCGCCGTTGATATTTCCAATGATGTTGCTATTTTAATAGTACTCTAGTAATTTTTTCATTCAATCTAATTAGTGTGTTATTATTTGGAATAATATTCTTTGATATACCAAATTCAACATTATTTTCGTTTTATAACTATACTTTActtacatttttattcgtatttTTGCTCTAATTCACCTTCATTAATCTTTCCCCTTGTCAACAACTTGTTTAGATGATAGTAACAAAAAGAAATGATACAATCTATTAACATACCACATCATATTGGTATCATAactataatatttatgtaaCAAAAGAAAACTATACAATACAATTTAATTAGATATCTCCTATCAACAACTTGTTTAGATGATAGTAACAAAAAGAAATGATACAATCTATGTAGATATCACATCGTATTGATACCATAactataatatttatgtaacaaaataaaactatatGATTTAATTAGATACCTTACGAAATTATAAGAATTTCTCCTAccttaatatgataaaaatattagaTAAAACTTTATATGATTTGACTATCGAGAAAACAAGGAAATGGTGGGTGAACTAATAAGCTAAAGTGCGCCTTTGTACCTTAAGCTAAAATACGCTTTTTTATTTTGGGTGACATATTGTAATCCTCACCACACTCGTGAACTTTATCCGCAACCTCACACATCTCAACAaccatttaaacaaaaaatcgaaaccaaaccaaatctaaaatattttccatggCGTTGAGCTCAGCTTCTTCTTCGCTGACAAATCTAAGCTACATTTCTTTCCAATACAAAAACCCTAAGTTCTCTACTACCTTTTCCTCGGTTGATTCTTCAAAATGTACTACTCTCCGTATTACAGCTGATTCTGCTCCAAAAGCTCGATTTATTGGTCGCCGGAAAGAGTCATTATCCGTTAAGCAGCTTCAACGTCCGCTAAGTAATCACTTTAACTCTAATTTCACATAGTATAATCTAGTTGATTGATTATTTGAAGCAGCTACTGttgatattgtttttattttcgcTATTTTGTTGATTTAGTTAAGTATTTGAGCTTGCCGGCGAGGTATAATCCAAGTTGATTGATTGTTTGGAGCAGTGTTTCGGTTGCTTTAGTTAAGTATTTGAGTTTGCCGACGAGATATAATCTAAGTTGCTTGATTATTTGAAGCAGTGACTGttgatattgtttttatttCGCTAGTTTTTTTCTTccggttgatttagtgaagtaTTTGAGCTTGCCGACAAGATATAATcctagttgattgattgattggaGTAGTGACTGttgatattgtttttatttgttgagttttactatttttttgaaattatttttggttGATTTAGTTGAATATTTGAGCTTGATAGCTAGTGTATAATCCAAATTGATTGATTGTTTGACTTTTGAAGCAGTGagtgttgatattgtttttaAATCTGTGAGTTTTTCGATTTTTGATTACTTTTTGTTGATTTAGTTGAGTGTTTGAGCTTCCCGGTGAGATATAATCCAAGTTGTAtctgttaaattaggtcttaggcctaactcacatcccaaaagctagctcaaagggaggaggattgcccaagccttataaggagtccacccatctcattaaccaccgatgtgggacttttgtcattctttaacaccccacctcacgcccagtgcttagcatctggtgcgtgggcaattttTGATTTTGGGAGCCCCAACATCAGGTGAGATGGGCcctactctgataccatgttaaattaggtcttataaggcttgggcaatcatcctccctttgagctagcttttggggtgtgagttaggcctaagacctaattt
The DNA window shown above is from Solanum stenotomum isolate F172 chromosome 6, ASM1918654v1, whole genome shotgun sequence and carries:
- the LOC125867259 gene encoding histone H2B.3, which gives rise to MAPKAEKKPAEKKPAAEKTPVAEKSPAEKKPKAGKKLPKDSSAAAGDKKKKRTKKSVETYKIYIFKVLKQVHPDIGISSKAMGIMNSFINDIFEKLAQESSRLARYNKKPTITSREIQTAVRLVLPGELAKHAVSEGTKAVTKFTSS